Proteins from a genomic interval of Sphingobacterium lactis:
- the feoB gene encoding ferrous iron transport protein B, whose product MRNSNIVLLGNPNVGKTSLFNRLTKLNQKVGNYPGITVEKREGTLKANNKTYQIIDLPGTYTLFPNSLDEEIVFKVLSQKENKLSPDLTVVVAEPATIKRGIILYQQARELGLPAIFVLNMMDEIDSKGMNIDFPKLEAYLKTKIYKTNARTGKGLQDLIQSLDEKPGFYTGGFQVPQEFKAPMEEAKKLFPLATEYLTWQYLAQDNVSYLDQPTQKKIAQIQAKYSLNPQEMQKMESVIRHDQITADLEGILNKAENKTLDSTSKIDSILLHPVLGYIIFFGLLFLIFQAIFTWSGPLMDWIDGTFGSLTEYLAGVLPEGPLSSLFIDGIVAGIGGIVIFVPQIVILFLFLSLMEESGYMSRVVFLMDRWLRPFGLNGKSVIPLMSGAACAIPAVMSARNIENPKERLLTMLVTPFMTCSARLPIYIVIIGLIIPETTFLGFNVQGITLFIMYLLGIVGALGSAWILNKVIKSVRSSFLIFELPTYKMPDWKNVLTNVWDKASGFLFEAGKIILMISIVLWVLGSFGPNRNFYDAEQIVTENNPNMAEDDLAREVASYQLEHSFLGYIGMGIEPIVRPLGYDWKMGIGLISSFAAREVFVGTMAVVYSLDDDVDIEDEGQKATLLSRMRAEINANTGKPAYNFASGISLLLFYAFAMQCMATIGVVRKETGSWKWTLIQTLFMTGLAYVAALIAYQILK is encoded by the coding sequence ATGAGAAATTCCAATATCGTACTGCTGGGCAATCCCAATGTAGGTAAAACATCCTTATTTAACCGTCTTACCAAATTGAACCAGAAGGTGGGAAACTACCCCGGTATTACTGTAGAAAAAAGAGAAGGTACTTTAAAAGCCAACAACAAGACGTATCAAATCATTGATTTACCAGGAACCTATACCCTATTCCCGAATTCATTGGATGAGGAAATCGTATTTAAGGTCCTAAGTCAGAAAGAAAATAAACTCAGCCCCGACCTGACCGTTGTTGTGGCGGAACCCGCAACCATCAAGCGCGGGATTATTCTGTACCAACAAGCACGCGAGTTGGGCCTCCCAGCTATTTTTGTCCTCAATATGATGGATGAAATCGACAGCAAAGGAATGAACATCGATTTTCCAAAATTGGAAGCCTACCTGAAGACCAAAATTTATAAAACCAATGCCAGAACAGGCAAGGGATTACAGGATTTGATCCAATCGCTGGATGAGAAACCGGGATTCTACACCGGAGGATTCCAGGTACCACAGGAGTTCAAAGCTCCAATGGAGGAAGCCAAGAAGCTTTTTCCATTGGCAACGGAATACCTGACATGGCAATACTTGGCGCAGGACAACGTAAGTTACCTGGACCAACCAACCCAGAAAAAAATCGCACAGATCCAGGCAAAATACAGCCTGAATCCGCAGGAGATGCAAAAAATGGAATCCGTGATCCGTCACGACCAGATTACTGCAGACCTGGAAGGCATCCTGAATAAAGCGGAAAATAAAACGCTGGATAGCACCTCCAAAATCGATAGCATCCTTTTACATCCTGTATTGGGCTATATCATTTTCTTCGGATTGCTTTTCCTGATCTTTCAAGCGATCTTCACCTGGTCCGGACCGTTGATGGATTGGATCGATGGCACCTTTGGATCCCTGACGGAATATCTGGCTGGCGTATTGCCTGAAGGCCCGCTTTCCTCATTGTTCATCGATGGAATCGTGGCGGGTATCGGGGGTATTGTCATCTTCGTCCCACAGATTGTTATCCTATTCTTGTTCCTGTCTCTTATGGAAGAATCCGGCTACATGAGCCGTGTGGTCTTCCTTATGGACCGCTGGTTGCGTCCTTTTGGCTTGAACGGTAAATCTGTTATTCCCTTAATGTCGGGAGCAGCATGTGCCATCCCTGCTGTGATGTCCGCAAGGAATATCGAAAATCCAAAGGAACGTTTGCTAACGATGTTGGTGACCCCGTTCATGACCTGTTCGGCACGCTTACCGATCTATATCGTGATCATTGGATTGATTATTCCCGAAACGACTTTCCTTGGTTTTAATGTGCAGGGTATTACCCTATTTATTATGTATCTATTGGGTATTGTCGGTGCATTGGGTTCCGCGTGGATTTTGAATAAAGTGATCAAGTCCGTGCGTTCATCCTTCCTAATCTTTGAATTACCGACTTATAAAATGCCGGATTGGAAGAACGTGCTGACCAATGTTTGGGATAAAGCTTCTGGATTCCTTTTCGAAGCCGGTAAGATTATCTTGATGATCTCCATTGTATTGTGGGTATTGGGCAGTTTCGGGCCGAATAGGAATTTCTATGATGCCGAACAAATCGTTACGGAAAACAATCCCAATATGGCTGAGGATGATTTGGCCAGAGAAGTTGCCTCTTATCAACTGGAACATTCCTTCTTGGGATATATTGGAATGGGCATCGAACCTATCGTTCGCCCTTTGGGTTACGACTGGAAAATGGGTATCGGACTGATTTCCTCTTTTGCGGCACGTGAGGTATTTGTGGGAACCATGGCGGTTGTTTACAGCCTTGACGATGATGTCGATATTGAAGATGAAGGCCAGAAGGCAACCTTATTATCCCGGATGCGTGCTGAAATAAACGCAAACACAGGAAAACCAGCCTATAATTTTGCGTCCGGAATTTCGTTATTATTATTCTATGCGTTCGCAATGCAATGTATGGCTACCATCGGTGTAGTACGCAAGGAAACAGGATCCTGGAAATGGACCTTGATCCAAACCTTGTTCATGACCGGTTTGGCATATGTAGCTGCGTTGATCGCTTACCAAATTCTAAAGTAA
- a CDS encoding FeoA family protein gives MQLNVSLDELKIGDVVKIDHIKSQEIPAKFYELGFYPGSLVEIKYKAPFNGPICVNILENNALIAIRKSEAKLITAVII, from the coding sequence ATGCAGTTAAATGTTAGTCTCGACGAACTAAAAATCGGGGATGTCGTTAAAATCGATCATATCAAATCCCAAGAAATACCAGCCAAATTTTATGAACTTGGGTTCTATCCGGGATCCCTCGTGGAAATCAAATATAAAGCGCCCTTCAATGGCCCTATTTGTGTCAACATCCTAGAGAACAACGCGTTGATCGCCATCCGAAAATCCGAAGCTAAACTTATTACCGCAGTTATTATTTAA
- a CDS encoding MarR family winged helix-turn-helix transcriptional regulator, which translates to MPKIEELVKVRQFASPWHRATINIIYTSNWLNVMLEKRAGARQITLQQFNVLRVLRGQYPNPVTNNLLKERLLTKTPDISRLVDRIVNKGLVSREKNSVDKRAVDLLITEKGLTLLEEIESDMMLGDILQDNLTADDCLKLSELLDKFRGPMNGVEY; encoded by the coding sequence ATGCCAAAGATTGAAGAACTTGTAAAAGTCAGGCAATTCGCAAGTCCTTGGCATCGCGCAACAATTAATATTATTTACACGAGCAATTGGTTGAACGTGATGCTAGAGAAACGAGCGGGTGCGAGACAAATCACCTTGCAACAATTTAATGTGTTGCGTGTACTGCGGGGGCAGTACCCAAATCCCGTTACCAACAATTTATTGAAAGAACGTCTATTGACCAAAACGCCAGACATCAGTCGGTTGGTAGATCGGATTGTAAACAAAGGTTTGGTTTCTCGGGAAAAGAACAGCGTGGATAAACGCGCGGTGGATCTTTTGATCACCGAAAAAGGTTTAACCCTGCTTGAGGAAATCGAGAGCGACATGATGTTAGGGGATATCCTCCAGGATAATCTAACCGCTGATGATTGCCTCAAGCTGAGTGAATTATTAGATAAATTCCGAGGCCCGATGAACGGGGTCGAATATTAA
- a CDS encoding ZIP family metal transporter, which translates to MSSFLIVSILFFSALLSGIAVFFVKRDNTQLLKLVLSFSGAYLFSITVLHLIPEVYHSNQTPGEIIGLYILGGFLFQLVLEHFSQGIEHGHIHKEDGHNHQAFPIAILLSLCLHAFLEGFPLASGHRNELVFGIAIHHIPAAFALGSLLIGTRLSKQTIILFIAIFAAMTPLGFLTSKGISAGEIGNVAQYFDKMMAVVIGIFLHISTTILFESGSADHHTFNKKKMLAVLLGVLVSLANFLFDGHDHAHHHHGPADHVEEHHDHDHHDHDH; encoded by the coding sequence ATGAGTAGTTTCTTGATTGTTTCGATCTTATTTTTCTCCGCATTATTGAGCGGTATCGCTGTCTTCTTTGTGAAAAGGGACAACACCCAACTGTTAAAACTGGTTCTCTCCTTCTCTGGCGCTTACCTTTTCTCGATTACCGTCCTGCATTTGATTCCTGAGGTTTACCACAGCAATCAGACGCCGGGTGAAATCATCGGATTGTACATTTTAGGTGGATTTCTATTCCAATTGGTATTGGAACATTTCTCCCAAGGTATAGAACATGGGCATATTCATAAAGAGGATGGACATAACCATCAGGCTTTCCCGATTGCCATTTTACTCAGTTTATGTCTTCACGCCTTCCTGGAGGGCTTCCCATTGGCTTCCGGTCACCGCAATGAATTGGTGTTCGGTATTGCCATTCACCACATCCCGGCAGCCTTTGCACTGGGCAGTCTCTTGATCGGCACACGACTTTCCAAACAGACGATTATCCTCTTCATCGCCATCTTTGCAGCAATGACACCATTGGGTTTCTTGACCAGTAAAGGGATCAGTGCTGGAGAAATCGGCAATGTAGCACAGTATTTTGATAAGATGATGGCCGTTGTCATTGGTATATTTCTACACATTTCAACCACGATCCTTTTTGAATCGGGTTCTGCAGACCACCATACCTTTAACAAAAAGAAAATGCTCGCTGTATTACTGGGTGTATTGGTATCCCTAGCGAACTTTTTATTTGATGGTCACGATCATGCGCATCATCACCACGGTCCTGCGGACCATGTGGAAGAGCATCACGACCATGACCATCATGATCATGATCATTAG
- a CDS encoding phosphatase PAP2 family protein produces the protein MLEKIIQFDQELFLFINQSLSNIVFDWLLPILRNPFTWSPLYLFLIIFFIKHYGKVGILIVACTLGTFGISDSVSSHLIKKTVKRVRPCNDVVFKNEVNLRARCGSGYSFTSSHATNHFAMAFFWIVLFRRKWKHALWLCLLWAISISFSQIYVGVHYPLDILVGAINGTLIGLGTGYLFKRFYPKFFEPQPQPTTTPV, from the coding sequence ATGTTAGAGAAAATAATTCAATTCGATCAAGAACTCTTTTTATTCATCAACCAGAGCTTAAGCAATATTGTTTTCGACTGGTTATTACCTATTTTACGCAATCCGTTTACCTGGTCACCTCTTTATTTATTCCTCATTATCTTCTTCATCAAACATTACGGTAAGGTGGGAATCCTGATCGTTGCCTGCACATTGGGCACCTTTGGTATTTCCGATTCGGTCTCTTCCCATTTGATCAAGAAAACAGTGAAGCGGGTCCGTCCATGTAATGATGTGGTCTTCAAGAACGAGGTTAATCTGCGCGCACGTTGTGGCTCAGGCTACAGTTTCACCTCCTCCCATGCCACCAATCACTTTGCCATGGCATTTTTCTGGATTGTATTATTCCGCCGCAAGTGGAAGCATGCCCTATGGCTATGTCTCCTTTGGGCAATTTCCATATCTTTTTCTCAAATCTATGTCGGTGTTCATTATCCATTGGATATCCTGGTGGGTGCAATAAACGGGACACTTATAGGTTTAGGAACAGGTTATTTATTCAAAAGGTTTTATCCTAAATTTTTCGAACCCCAACCCCAACCCACAACAACACCTGTATGA
- the glmM gene encoding phosphoglucosamine mutase, whose product MALIKSISGIRGTIGGRPGDNLTPVDIVKFTAAYGKIITENASNKTIVVGRDARISGEMVSNLVIGTLQSIGINVIDLGLSTTPTVEIAVPKLQAAGGIILTASHNPGQWNALKLLNEKGEFIDDAKGKEVLELGESLNFDFAEVHELGKVTKDESYMQKHIEDVLALEFVDVDAIRKANFKVAVDAVNSTGGTFIPALLEALGVQTVYKIHCEPNGDFPHNPEPLKEHLTDLSKAVLDHGADLGIAVDPDVDRLVFMMENGELFGEEYTLVAVSDFILSHKKGNTVSNLSSTRALRDVTEKHGGEYFAAAVGEVNVVTKMKEVDAVIGGEGNGGVIYPASHYGRDALVGVALFLTHLAKLGKKVTEYRAELPQYFMSKNKITLTPGLDIDNLLNKMQEKYAHEDHSTIDGLKIDFANEWVHLRKSNTEPIIRIYSEGPTPEAAEAIAQKIMNEIQEIVG is encoded by the coding sequence ATGGCTTTAATAAAATCTATTTCAGGAATTAGAGGAACGATTGGTGGCCGTCCTGGCGACAACCTGACACCAGTTGACATCGTGAAATTCACGGCTGCTTACGGAAAGATCATTACCGAAAACGCATCGAACAAAACCATCGTTGTGGGACGCGATGCACGCATCTCGGGCGAAATGGTTTCCAATTTGGTGATTGGAACCTTGCAGAGCATTGGCATCAATGTGATCGACTTGGGGCTGTCAACTACACCAACCGTGGAGATTGCCGTTCCAAAGCTACAGGCTGCAGGCGGTATTATCCTAACAGCTTCCCATAATCCTGGTCAATGGAACGCATTGAAGTTATTGAATGAGAAAGGTGAATTTATCGATGATGCGAAGGGTAAGGAAGTGTTGGAGTTGGGTGAGAGCTTGAATTTTGACTTTGCCGAAGTACATGAGTTGGGAAAAGTGACTAAGGACGAATCCTACATGCAAAAGCATATTGAAGATGTGCTTGCGTTGGAATTTGTGGATGTGGATGCGATCAGGAAGGCAAACTTCAAAGTTGCGGTAGATGCGGTAAACAGTACGGGTGGTACATTTATCCCTGCGTTATTGGAAGCACTGGGCGTGCAGACCGTTTATAAAATCCACTGTGAGCCCAACGGAGATTTCCCGCATAATCCCGAGCCATTAAAGGAACACCTTACGGATTTATCCAAGGCTGTTTTGGATCATGGAGCGGATCTGGGTATTGCCGTGGATCCCGATGTGGACCGTTTGGTTTTCATGATGGAGAACGGTGAGTTATTCGGGGAGGAATATACCCTAGTTGCTGTTTCTGACTTTATCCTATCCCATAAGAAAGGGAATACTGTTTCCAACCTATCTTCGACAAGAGCGCTTCGTGACGTCACAGAAAAGCACGGCGGGGAATATTTTGCCGCAGCAGTAGGTGAGGTGAATGTGGTCACAAAAATGAAAGAAGTGGATGCCGTGATCGGTGGTGAGGGTAATGGTGGAGTAATCTACCCGGCCTCGCATTATGGCCGTGATGCCCTGGTAGGTGTAGCACTTTTCTTGACACATTTGGCGAAATTGGGAAAAAAAGTAACGGAATATCGTGCCGAACTTCCGCAATATTTCATGTCCAAGAACAAGATTACCCTGACTCCAGGTTTGGATATCGATAACTTGTTGAACAAGATGCAGGAGAAATATGCCCATGAGGACCATTCCACAATTGATGGGTTAAAGATAGACTTTGCGAATGAATGGGTGCACTTACGTAAATCCAATACGGAACCGATCATCCGAATCTATTCCGAAGGTCCAACACCGGAAGCAGCAGAAGCAATTGCGCAGAAGATTATGAATGAAATTCAGGAAATTGTAGGTTAA
- a CDS encoding SRPBCC family protein, with amino-acid sequence MLNTSKTVKILTVFLFPALYALILRILFGMKSMEGLFGVMTISFLFLSPFIMGIIATYFSDEKDLKSKGYVLIFPWIPLAIFLFATLVLELEGWACWVMVFPLWMLTASLGGYIGALLKRLKSKKTYVSIAILLPFFLGPIENKIGRPQQTYRAYNYIDINASPETIWNLVTRVSHISKEEDSGWLNSFLGFPRPVEAELDKAAVGGYRKAIFTNGLVFHETVTAYEHQKKMTFSIQANPYEIPSTTLDEHVVVGGKFFNVKDGTYELEQLSDNTYRLHLYSHFTLKTTFNFYASVWAKWIMQDIQQNILRIEKQRAESKTS; translated from the coding sequence ATGCTGAATACTTCAAAAACCGTAAAGATTCTCACTGTTTTTCTATTTCCCGCGTTGTATGCCCTTATCCTTCGTATCCTATTCGGAATGAAGTCCATGGAAGGTCTATTCGGCGTCATGACGATCTCCTTTCTATTCCTCAGTCCGTTCATTATGGGCATTATCGCCACCTACTTTTCCGATGAAAAAGACTTGAAATCCAAAGGTTATGTATTGATTTTCCCTTGGATTCCGCTAGCCATCTTTTTGTTCGCAACATTGGTGTTAGAGCTGGAGGGATGGGCATGTTGGGTGATGGTATTTCCCCTTTGGATGCTTACAGCATCTTTGGGTGGTTATATAGGTGCACTTCTGAAAAGATTGAAAAGCAAAAAGACCTATGTTTCCATCGCGATATTGCTTCCCTTTTTTCTCGGTCCGATTGAAAATAAAATCGGCCGACCGCAACAAACCTACAGGGCATACAACTACATTGACATCAACGCCTCTCCTGAAACGATCTGGAATTTGGTAACACGAGTATCTCATATCAGTAAGGAAGAGGATTCCGGTTGGTTGAACAGCTTCCTCGGATTTCCGAGACCTGTTGAGGCCGAACTGGACAAAGCTGCTGTCGGCGGGTATAGAAAAGCAATTTTTACGAACGGTTTGGTCTTCCATGAAACTGTCACTGCCTACGAGCACCAAAAGAAAATGACCTTCTCTATTCAAGCGAATCCCTATGAAATTCCGTCAACGACTTTGGACGAACATGTGGTTGTGGGTGGGAAATTCTTTAATGTAAAGGATGGAACCTACGAATTGGAACAGCTTTCCGATAACACCTACAGATTGCATTTATACAGTCATTTCACCCTGAAAACAACTTTCAATTTCTATGCGAGCGTATGGGCAAAATGGATCATGCAGGATATCCAACAGAATATTCTCCGTATAGAAAAACAACGAGCGGAATCAAAAACATCTTAA
- the rplU gene encoding 50S ribosomal protein L21: MYAIVNIAGQQFKVAKDQYLFVHRLQGDEGASIEFDNVLLAEDGGKFTVGTPAISGAKVSATILSHLKGEKVIVFKKKRRKGYKKKNGHRQQFTKIQITGISL, from the coding sequence ATGTACGCAATAGTAAATATAGCAGGGCAGCAATTTAAGGTTGCAAAAGACCAATATCTTTTTGTACACCGTTTACAAGGAGACGAAGGCGCTAGTATTGAATTTGACAATGTATTGTTAGCAGAAGACGGTGGTAAATTCACTGTAGGTACACCAGCTATCTCAGGTGCTAAAGTTTCGGCTACTATTTTGTCACATTTGAAAGGTGAGAAAGTTATCGTATTCAAGAAAAAACGTCGTAAAGGCTACAAAAAGAAAAACGGTCACCGTCAACAATTCACTAAAATCCAGATCACTGGTATCAGTTTATAA
- the rpmA gene encoding 50S ribosomal protein L27: MAHKKGAGSSKNGRESHSKRLGIKIFGGQQAIAGNIIVRQRGTQHNPDANVGIGKDHTLYALIDGTVVFRKKANNKSYVSVQPVEENN, from the coding sequence ATGGCACACAAAAAAGGTGCGGGTAGTTCCAAGAACGGCCGTGAGTCACACAGTAAGAGATTAGGTATCAAAATTTTCGGTGGTCAACAAGCAATCGCTGGTAACATCATCGTTCGTCAACGTGGTACACAGCACAACCCTGATGCTAACGTTGGTATCGGTAAAGACCATACTTTGTATGCTTTAATTGATGGAACAGTAGTTTTCCGTAAAAAAGCAAACAACAAATCTTATGTTTCTGTACAACCAGTAGAAGAAAACAACTAA